In Methylobacterium sp. WL1, the sequence TCGAAGCTGAGCCGGCCGCGCAGCGCCCGCCAGGGCCCGCTGCAGCCGGCCGCCCAGGGCCGCGCCCGCGACCGTCCCGGTGGTGTCGGCGGCGATGTCGCTGCCGTCCTTGGCGAGGACGAACGTCAGGTCGGCCGGCCACACGCCCGGCGCCAGGCGCGCGGCCCCGGCCAGGGTCAGGAACGGGGCGAGGTCGGCGGTGGCGGCCCGGATCTCGCCGGCCCCGGCGAGCGCGTCGGACCCCACCAGGATCGGCCGGGAGGTGGCGAGCTTCAGGCCGGCGAGCGTGCCGTCGACGGTCAGCGCGAGGGTGTCGGCGTCCGGCCGCTCGGCGCTGAGGCGCAGCTCGGCCGGCTGCTGCAATCCGGGGATGTCGGTGCGCCCGAACCAGAGACCCGCCCGGGGGGCCGCGAGGGTCGCGGTTCCGCCCTCGATCCGCGTGCCGCGGCTCGCCAGCGTCAGGTCGAGGGTGCCGCCGCCGGCGCTGCCCTTGATCTGGCTGCGCAGGGCGTCGGACGCGCCGCCCTCCCGATCGAGGGTCACGGCGAGGTCGAGGGGTGCCTCGCGCAGGAACGCGGGCAGCAGGCGGATCTCGCCGACCCAGACCCGTTCGAGCAGGCCGAGCAGCGGGGCCGCCACGGGGGCCTTCAGGCGGCCGGAGACGCGGCCGGTCCCGTCCGCGCCGATCCGGCCGGACAGCTTGGCGCTGGCGCCCGCGAGGTCCGTCACGTCGAGACTGTCGACCACCAGGCTCGACCCGTCCGACTGGATGCTGGCCGCGATCGTGCCGTTGCCGGAGCCGGCCGGCCCGTAGCGCACGTCCTTGGCCTCCAGCGTCAGGGCGAGGTCGTGGTCGCGCAGGCTGCCGAGCGTCGTCCCGAGCGGCGGCAGGGCGGCGATGTCGATGCCGCTGGCGCGGATCTGGGCGTCGAACCGCCCGCGCGCGCCGGCTTCCGCGGCGGTGTAGCGGGCGTTGCCGGTGACGCGGGCCGCCCCAGCGCGAGGCGCAGGTTGCGCACGGACAGGCTGGAGGCGGCCGCCGCGAGGTCCGCCGCGGCCTCGACCCTGCGCCCGTCGAGGAGCGCGGTCGGGGGCCCTCGACGCCGAGCCGGCGCAGGTAGCGCCCGAGCGGGTCGGAATCGGCCGCGACCAGCGCCACGGGACCGGTGAGGCGCAGCGGCGCCGCCTCGACCTGGCCGCTGACGGTCAGGGTCGCGTCGCCGGGTCCGGTCGCGGTCAGGCGGCGCAGCAGCAGGCCTCCCGCGCGCTCGACGGTGCCGGCGAGCGCAAGGTTCGACCATTCCTCGCCGCCCAGCACCGCGCTGCCCACCGACAGGTCGAGGTCGAACATGGCCGGCAACCCGGCCCCGGCGCCCGGCAGCCCGCGGCCGATCAGGTTCTGGCCCTCCGGGGAGGTCAGGAAGGCGTCGAGGTCGAGCCGGCGGGCCTCCAGGGTCAGGCCGGCGCGCCATTGGCGCAGGTCGAGCCGTCCGGTGCCGCCCAGGCGCAGCGCCCGGCCGCCCGGATCGATCGCCAGCTCGACGCCCTCGAACCGGACCTGGGTGCCCCGGGCCTTGAAGCTGCCCCCGAGCGAGAACGGCAGGTAGGGGCCGGCCGCCTGGGTCGGCGGGCCGACCACCAGGCGGGCCGAGCCTTCGGACTCGATGACCGCCCCGTCGGACTCGGTGGGGACGAGGCCCAGCCGGGCGTCGGCCTCGAAGCGGGGATGCGCGTCGCCGCCGCCGGCGATCTTCACGGCGAGCCGCCCGTCCGCCCCGGGCGTCCCGCTCACCGCCCGGAACGGGACGCCGCCGCTCGTGCCCTCGACCCGCCACGGCCCGATCAGCGCGGGGGTCTGCAGGCGCAGGTCCTGGACGTAGAGCTGGTCGGTCCGGCCGGTGGCCGGCACCTGGGTGGTCACCAGGAATTGCTGGACGTGCAGGTCCTCGATGGCGAAGTCGCGGGCGCGCAGGGCCTCGCCGAGATCGGGCGGGATCCGCAGGGCCTCGCTGGCCACCACCGGGAGCTTGATCTCGGCCCGTCCGATTCGCGTCTCGGTGAAGCGGAACTCGCCCTTCAGCAGTGGCGTCAGGGCGATCTCGGCCTTGACGAAGCGGGCGTCGAGGGTCGGGCGGGCCGGATCGGCCCCGAGATGCAGGCGGTCGATCCGCAGCCGCGGCGAGGGCAGGAGCCGGACCTCGATCCGGCCGTCGGTCCGGGCCGGCACCCCGAGGGACCGGGTCAGGCCCCGGTCGACGAGCGCGCGCTGGGCCTGCCAATCGATGACGGGCGGAACGGCCAGAGCCGCGACGAGAACCAGGATGACGGCGCCCGCCAGCGCGGTCAGAAGATCACGCACGCTACCCGTTCCGCACTCTTTTCCGCGCGGGCCGGCACCATCGCGATGCCCCGCCGTCGCGTGCCCCCCTGGGCAACCTGTCACCGGCCATAGCACGATAAGTCCCGGACGGCGCCAGAGGCGCTGCCGGCCGCGCCCCGCACGGGCGATCCCCCCTCTGAGCCGCAGCGGCTCCGGACTGAATGGCCTCGACGCCGTTCGCGATTTGGTCCAGGGAAGCGGAATGCAGAATGGCCCGCACGCGCAGCCCGCCGGGGACGGCGCTCCGACCTCCATCGCCGCCCGCGCCATGGGCGCCCTCCGGCGGGACGCCGCCGCCTATCTCGAAGGGCTCAACCCCGAGCAGCGCCGCGCCGTCGAGGCGACGGAAGGCCCGGTGCTGGTGCTGGCCGGGGCCGGCACCGGCAAGACCCGGGTGCTGACCACCCGGATCGCCCACCTGATCGCCACCGGCCGCGCCCGCCCGTTCGACATCCTGTCGGTGACCTTCACCAACAAGGCCGCCCGGGAGATGAAGCTCCGGATCGGCGCGCTGATCGGCCCCGCCGGCGAGGGCATGCCCTGGCTCGGCACCTTCCACGCCATCGGCACCAAGATCCTGCGCCGGCATGCCGAGCTGGTCGGGCTGAAGTCGGACTTCACGATCCTGGGCACCGACGACCAGCTGCGCCTGATGAAGCAGGTGATCGCCGACCAGAACATCGACGAGAAGCGCTGGCCGGCACGCGCCCTGGCCCACACCATCGACGGCTGGAAGAACCGCGGGCTCTCGCCCGATCAGGTGCCGCCGGGCGAGGCCGCGTCCTTCGCGTTCGGCAAGGGCGGCACGCTCTACACCGCCTACCAGGCCCGACTCGCCACGCTGAACGCCGTCGATTTCGGCGATCTTCTGCTCCTGTGCCTCAAGCTCTGGCGCGAGAACCCGGACGTCCTGGCGACCTACCAGGACCGCTTCCGCTACATCCTGGTCGACGAGTATCAGGATACGAACGTCGCCCAGTACCTGTGGCTCAGGCTGCTCGCGCAGACCCGCAAGAACATCGCCTGCGTGGGCGACGACGACCAGTCGATCTATGGCTGGCGCGGCGCCGAGGTCGACAACATCCTGCGGTTCGAGCACGATTTCCCGGGCGCCGTGGTGGTGCGGCTGGAGCGCAACTACCGCTCCACCGGGCACATCCTGGCCGCCGCCTCGGGCCTGATCGCCAAGAACGAGAGCCGGCTGGGCAAGACGCTGCGCACCGAGGACGAGCCGGGCGAGCGCGTCACCGTGACCGGCGCCTGGGATTCCGAGGAGGAGGCCCGCCAGCTCGCCGAAGCGATCGAATCCCTGCAATCCAAGCAGCACCCCCTGTCGGAGATCGCCGTGCTGGTGCGGATCTCGGCGCAGATGCGCGAGATCGAGGACCGGTTCGTCCAGCTCGGGCTGCCCTACCGGGTGATCGGCGGCCCGCGCTTCTACGAGCGGGCCGAGATCCGCGACGCGCTGGCCTACCTGCGCGTCACCATGAACGTCAGCGACGACCTCGCCTTCGAGCGGATCGTGAACACGCCCAAGCGCGGCCTGGGCGACGCCACCCTGCAGCAGCTCCACACCTTCGGCCGGGCCAACCGCCTGCCGCTGCTGATCGCCGCCCAGCGCCTGTGCGAGACCGACGAGCTGAAGCCCCGGGTCCGCGCCACCCTGCGGGCGCTCACCGAGAGTTTCTCGCGGTGGGCCCGGCTGGTCGAGACCCAGCCGCACAGCGAGGTCGCCCAGACCATCCTGGAGGAATCCGGCTACACCGAGATGTGGCAGAAGGACCGCTCCGCCGACGCCGCCGGCCGCCTGGAGAACCTGAAGGAATTCGTCCGCTCGATGGAAGAGTTCCCCGACATGGCGGCCTTCCTGGAGCACGTCTCCCTGGTGATGGAGGCCTCCGAGGCCGAGGGCGCCGAGCGGGTCTCGCTGATGACGCTCCACGCCGCCAAGGGCCTGGAATTCGACACCGTGTTCCTGCCCGGCTGGGAGGACGGCCTGTTCCCCAACCAGCGGGCGCTCGACGAGAGCGGCCGGGCCGGCCTGGAGGAAGAGCGCCGCCTCGCCCATGTCGGTCTCACCCGGGCGCGCAAGCGGGCGAAGCTGTCGTTTGCGGTCAACCGGCGGATCCACGGCCTGTGGTCCTCGACCATCCCGTCCCGGTTCATCGACGAATTGCCGGAATCGGCCGTCGACGTGGTCGAGGCGCCCGCGCATTTCTCGGCCGGCGCCTCGCGGTTCGACCGCAACCCGACGCCGTTCGGATCGAGCTACGGCACGCCCGGCTGGCAGCGCGCCCAGGCCAACACCGCCTCCGGCGCCGGGAGCCGGTCCGGCTTCGGCACCGCGCCCGGCGGACGGTCGGGCGGCCCGCGCCAGATCGAGGGCGAATTGATCGCCAAGTCGAGCGGTACGCCGTCGGCGTTCCAGGACGGCCAGCGGGTCTTCCACATGAAGTTCGGCCCCGGGACCATCGCGGGCGTGGACGGCAACAAGCTCACCGTCGACTTCGACAAGGCCGGCCGGAAGATGGTCCTCGACAGCTTCATCCAGGCTGGATCGAGCTAGCCCCGCCGACCGGGCCCGGGCGTTCGCGGGCCACAGGGTCGGCCGGCTTCGCCCGTGCTGGCCGGATGAAGCGCGGTCGTGCCGGATGGCCGCGCCCGCCCGTGTCCCGGGCCCTCGACCTGATGCCATCTTGCCAGCGTCCCGGCATTTCACGCGGCGCGGCACCGACCGTCACCCCCTGGTCACACCCGCCGCGCAAACGTCCCGTGCGAATCGCGTTGGTGCGACGCTTGCACAGCGTATTCGACCCCGGGCGAGGCGGCGTGACGCTCTCCACAGGCGAATAGCACGGGGCGGAACCTTCGGCATGGCGCCGGAATTAGTTTCGGAATAGAGTAAGTCCGGGAGCACCAAGGTAAACGGCAGTTCATCGACAGATCCAGGTTGGCAAGTCCCGTTGGAGTGTTGATCCATGAAGCGACGCCGCACACGACTTGAACTGGTTGAAGACCGCACGCCCCGTATTCACCGCACCCGCTTCGACGAAGAACGCAACCTCAGCCCGATCCAACCGCTCACCGACCGCCAGGCCGAATATCTCGACGCCCTGGCCAGCGCCCCGCAGGTGATCGTCCTCGGGCCCGCCGGCACCGGCAAGACCTACATCGCCGGGACCCGCGCCGCCGACCAGCTCCGCCAGCGCCGCATATCCAAGGTCGTGATCACCCGCCCGAACGTGCCCTCAGGCCGCTCGCTCGGCTTCTTCCCCGGCACCCTGGAGGAGAAGATCGCCCCCTGGGTCGCCCCGCTCACCGAGGCCATGAAGGAGCGCATGGGCCAGGCCGCCTTCGAGATCGCGCTCAAGACCGGCGACATCGAGATCGTGCCGTTCGAGGTGATGCGCGGCCGCACCTTCAAGAACTGCCTGGTGATCCTGGACGAGGCGCAGAACACCACCACCGCCGAGATCAAGATGTTCCTGACCCGGATCGGCGACGACTGCCAGGTCATCATCAACGGCGACGTCTCCCAGACCGACCTGCGCGAGACCTCGGGCCTGCGCACGGTGATGCACCTGATCAAGAGCCGGATGATGCCGATCCCGGTGGTGGAGTTCACCCGCGACGACATCGTCCGCTCCGGGATCTGCGCCGAATGGGTGAAGGCGTTCGAGGAAACGAATCTCTAACCCAGAAGTTGATGGCGGCGGGTCCTCGCGGGCCCGCCGTGCCCTCACCGGCACGAGACGACTCTCCGAACCTCCCGCTTGGGAGGATGAACCGGGCGCCATGCCCGGATATCAGAACATTGGAGTCTCCTCGTGAGGAAACTGACTTTCGCCTTCGCGGTTCTCGCCTCGATCGGCGGCGCCGCTCTCGTCCAGCCGGCCAGCG encodes:
- a CDS encoding UvrD-helicase domain-containing protein, with amino-acid sequence MQNGPHAQPAGDGAPTSIAARAMGALRRDAAAYLEGLNPEQRRAVEATEGPVLVLAGAGTGKTRVLTTRIAHLIATGRARPFDILSVTFTNKAAREMKLRIGALIGPAGEGMPWLGTFHAIGTKILRRHAELVGLKSDFTILGTDDQLRLMKQVIADQNIDEKRWPARALAHTIDGWKNRGLSPDQVPPGEAASFAFGKGGTLYTAYQARLATLNAVDFGDLLLLCLKLWRENPDVLATYQDRFRYILVDEYQDTNVAQYLWLRLLAQTRKNIACVGDDDQSIYGWRGAEVDNILRFEHDFPGAVVVRLERNYRSTGHILAAASGLIAKNESRLGKTLRTEDEPGERVTVTGAWDSEEEARQLAEAIESLQSKQHPLSEIAVLVRISAQMREIEDRFVQLGLPYRVIGGPRFYERAEIRDALAYLRVTMNVSDDLAFERIVNTPKRGLGDATLQQLHTFGRANRLPLLIAAQRLCETDELKPRVRATLRALTESFSRWARLVETQPHSEVAQTILEESGYTEMWQKDRSADAAGRLENLKEFVRSMEEFPDMAAFLEHVSLVMEASEAEGAERVSLMTLHAAKGLEFDTVFLPGWEDGLFPNQRALDESGRAGLEEERRLAHVGLTRARKRAKLSFAVNRRIHGLWSSTIPSRFIDELPESAVDVVEAPAHFSAGASRFDRNPTPFGSSYGTPGWQRAQANTASGAGSRSGFGTAPGGRSGGPRQIEGELIAKSSGTPSAFQDGQRVFHMKFGPGTIAGVDGNKLTVDFDKAGRKMVLDSFIQAGSS
- a CDS encoding PhoH family protein, giving the protein MKRRRTRLELVEDRTPRIHRTRFDEERNLSPIQPLTDRQAEYLDALASAPQVIVLGPAGTGKTYIAGTRAADQLRQRRISKVVITRPNVPSGRSLGFFPGTLEEKIAPWVAPLTEAMKERMGQAAFEIALKTGDIEIVPFEVMRGRTFKNCLVILDEAQNTTTAEIKMFLTRIGDDCQVIINGDVSQTDLRETSGLRTVMHLIKSRMMPIPVVEFTRDDIVRSGICAEWVKAFEETNL